One genomic segment of Primulina tabacum isolate GXHZ01 chromosome 9, ASM2559414v2, whole genome shotgun sequence includes these proteins:
- the LOC142555663 gene encoding serine/threonine-protein kinase BSK7-like isoform X3 codes for MANLLGCCCEGDERLLVAEFMPIETLARHLFHWEAQPMKWAMRLRVALYLAQALEYCTSKGRVLYHDLNAYRVVFDDDANPRLSCFGLMKNSRDGKSYSTNLAFTPPEYLRTGRVTPESVMYSFGTLLLDLLSGKHIPPSHALDLIKDRNLQMLTDSCLEGEFSNDDGTELVRLASRCLQYEPRERPNPKSLVAALSPLQKETEVPSHVLMGIPHGGGAMSLSALGEACLRMDLTAIQEILEKLGYKDDEGAATELSFQMWTNQMQETLNSKKKGDAAFRHKDFKVAIECYSQFIEVGTMVSPTVFARRSLSYLMSEVPQEALNDAVQAQVISPVWHIASYLQASALFALGRENEAQIALKEGLILEEKRKATS; via the exons ATGGCAAATTTACTTGGTTGCTGCTGCGAAGGTGATGAGAGGTTGCTGGTTGCTGAGTTTATGCCCATTGAAACACTTGCAAGGCATCTCTTTCACT GGGAAGCACAGCCGATGAAGTGGGCGATGCGATTGAGGGTTGCATTATATCTTGCACAAGCATTAGAATATTGCACAAGTAAAGGGCGTGTTCTTTATCATGATCTTAATGCCTACAGAGTAGTCTTTGATGAT GATGCCAATCCTAGACTGTCATGCTTTGGTTTGATGAAGAACAGTAGAGATGGAAAAAGTTACAGTACAAATTTAGCATTTACTCCTCCAGAGTACCTGAGGACTG GGAGAGTAACTCCAGAAAGCGTAATGTACAGCTTTGGCACACTTTTACTTGACCTCCTCAGTGGAAAACACATCCCACCAAGTCAC GCCCTTGATTTAATAAAGGACCGGAATCTTCAAATGCTAACAGATTCTTGCTTGGAAGGTgaattttcaaatgatgatggaACTGAGTTGGTACGTCTAGCGTCAAGATGTCTGCAATATGAACCTCGGGAGAGGCCAAATCCAAAATCACTAGTTGCTGCATTATCTCCTCTTCAGAAGGAAACCGAG GTTCCTTCTCATGTACTGATGGGTATCCCTCATGGTGGAGGGGCTATGTCTCTATCAGCACTGGGTGAAGCATGTTTGAGAATGGATTTAACTGCCATACAAGAGATATTAGAAAAACTAGGTTACAAAGACGATGAAGGAGCAGCAACTGAG CTTTCATTCCAGATGTGGACCAATCAAATGCAGGAAACATTGAACTCGAAGAAAAAGGGTGATGCAGCATTCCGTCATAAAGATTTTAAGGTTGCGATTGAATGTTACTCACAG TTTATTGAAGTTGGAACAATGGTCTCCCCCACAGTTTTTGCTCGTCGTAGTTTGTCTTATCTCATGAGTGAGGTGCCACAGGAGGCCCTCAATGATGCAGTGCAAGCGCAGGTTATATCTCCCGTTTGGCATATAGCGTCATATTTACAAGCATCTGCTCTTTTTGCTTTAGGGAGGGAGAACGAGGCACAAATTGCGCTTAAAGAGGGTTTGATTCTTGAAGAAAAGCGGAAGGCTACATCCTAA
- the LOC142555663 gene encoding serine/threonine-protein kinase BSK7-like isoform X2 yields MTSELKKVAFGYVKSCSFSCSCSTCFIRMGCLCSKLTSCCFISESDGPGHEDNNSEIEDKSEISDLPAFREYSIEQLRTATSRFSVANIVSEHGEKAPNVVYKGKLENQRRIAVKRFNRSAWPDSRQFLEEARAVGQLRNNRMANLLGCCCEGDERLLVAEFMPIETLARHLFHWEAQPMKWAMRLRVALYLAQALEYCTSKGRVLYHDLNAYRVVFDDDANPRLSCFGLMKNSRDGKSYSTNLAFTPPEYLRTGRVTPESVMYSFGTLLLDLLSGKHIPPSHALDLIKDRNLQMLTDSCLEGEFSNDDGTELVRLASRCLQYEPRERPNPKSLVAALSPLQKETEVPSHVLMGIPHGGGAMSLSALGEACLRMDLTAIQEILEKLGYKDDEGAATEMWTNQMQETLNSKKKGDAAFRHKDFKVAIECYSQFIEVGTMVSPTVFARRSLSYLMSEVPQEALNDAVQAQVISPVWHIASYLQASALFALGRENEAQIALKEGLILEEKRKATS; encoded by the exons ATGACCTCTGAGCTAAAAAAAGTGGCTTTTGGCTACGTCAAGTCTTGTTCCTTTTCCTGTTCGTGTTCTACTTGTTTTATTAGGATGGGATGCCTTTGTTCCAAGCTCACCTCATGTTGTTTTATCTCCGAAAGTGATGGACCGGGCCATGAAGATAATAATTCTG AAATTGAGGATAAAAGTGAAATCAGTGATTTGCCTGCATTTCGTGAATACTCTATCGAACAACTCAGGACAGCTACATCCAGATTTTCTGTAGCAAACATAGTTTCAGAACATGGGGAGAAAGCTCCGAACGTGGTTTATAAGGGGAAATTGGAGAATCAGAGGCGGATAGCTGTCAAACGCTTTAACAGGTCTGCTTGGCCTGATTCCAGGCAGTTTTTG GAAGAAGCAAGAGCTGTTGGTCAACTCCGGAATAATAGAATGGCAAATTTACTTGGTTGCTGCTGCGAAGGTGATGAGAGGTTGCTGGTTGCTGAGTTTATGCCCATTGAAACACTTGCAAGGCATCTCTTTCACT GGGAAGCACAGCCGATGAAGTGGGCGATGCGATTGAGGGTTGCATTATATCTTGCACAAGCATTAGAATATTGCACAAGTAAAGGGCGTGTTCTTTATCATGATCTTAATGCCTACAGAGTAGTCTTTGATGAT GATGCCAATCCTAGACTGTCATGCTTTGGTTTGATGAAGAACAGTAGAGATGGAAAAAGTTACAGTACAAATTTAGCATTTACTCCTCCAGAGTACCTGAGGACTG GGAGAGTAACTCCAGAAAGCGTAATGTACAGCTTTGGCACACTTTTACTTGACCTCCTCAGTGGAAAACACATCCCACCAAGTCAC GCCCTTGATTTAATAAAGGACCGGAATCTTCAAATGCTAACAGATTCTTGCTTGGAAGGTgaattttcaaatgatgatggaACTGAGTTGGTACGTCTAGCGTCAAGATGTCTGCAATATGAACCTCGGGAGAGGCCAAATCCAAAATCACTAGTTGCTGCATTATCTCCTCTTCAGAAGGAAACCGAG GTTCCTTCTCATGTACTGATGGGTATCCCTCATGGTGGAGGGGCTATGTCTCTATCAGCACTGGGTGAAGCATGTTTGAGAATGGATTTAACTGCCATACAAGAGATATTAGAAAAACTAGGTTACAAAGACGATGAAGGAGCAGCAACTGAG ATGTGGACCAATCAAATGCAGGAAACATTGAACTCGAAGAAAAAGGGTGATGCAGCATTCCGTCATAAAGATTTTAAGGTTGCGATTGAATGTTACTCACAG TTTATTGAAGTTGGAACAATGGTCTCCCCCACAGTTTTTGCTCGTCGTAGTTTGTCTTATCTCATGAGTGAGGTGCCACAGGAGGCCCTCAATGATGCAGTGCAAGCGCAGGTTATATCTCCCGTTTGGCATATAGCGTCATATTTACAAGCATCTGCTCTTTTTGCTTTAGGGAGGGAGAACGAGGCACAAATTGCGCTTAAAGAGGGTTTGATTCTTGAAGAAAAGCGGAAGGCTACATCCTAA
- the LOC142555663 gene encoding serine/threonine-protein kinase BSK7-like isoform X1, which produces MTSELKKVAFGYVKSCSFSCSCSTCFIRMGCLCSKLTSCCFISESDGPGHEDNNSEIEDKSEISDLPAFREYSIEQLRTATSRFSVANIVSEHGEKAPNVVYKGKLENQRRIAVKRFNRSAWPDSRQFLEEARAVGQLRNNRMANLLGCCCEGDERLLVAEFMPIETLARHLFHWEAQPMKWAMRLRVALYLAQALEYCTSKGRVLYHDLNAYRVVFDDDANPRLSCFGLMKNSRDGKSYSTNLAFTPPEYLRTGRVTPESVMYSFGTLLLDLLSGKHIPPSHALDLIKDRNLQMLTDSCLEGEFSNDDGTELVRLASRCLQYEPRERPNPKSLVAALSPLQKETEVPSHVLMGIPHGGGAMSLSALGEACLRMDLTAIQEILEKLGYKDDEGAATELSFQMWTNQMQETLNSKKKGDAAFRHKDFKVAIECYSQFIEVGTMVSPTVFARRSLSYLMSEVPQEALNDAVQAQVISPVWHIASYLQASALFALGRENEAQIALKEGLILEEKRKATS; this is translated from the exons ATGACCTCTGAGCTAAAAAAAGTGGCTTTTGGCTACGTCAAGTCTTGTTCCTTTTCCTGTTCGTGTTCTACTTGTTTTATTAGGATGGGATGCCTTTGTTCCAAGCTCACCTCATGTTGTTTTATCTCCGAAAGTGATGGACCGGGCCATGAAGATAATAATTCTG AAATTGAGGATAAAAGTGAAATCAGTGATTTGCCTGCATTTCGTGAATACTCTATCGAACAACTCAGGACAGCTACATCCAGATTTTCTGTAGCAAACATAGTTTCAGAACATGGGGAGAAAGCTCCGAACGTGGTTTATAAGGGGAAATTGGAGAATCAGAGGCGGATAGCTGTCAAACGCTTTAACAGGTCTGCTTGGCCTGATTCCAGGCAGTTTTTG GAAGAAGCAAGAGCTGTTGGTCAACTCCGGAATAATAGAATGGCAAATTTACTTGGTTGCTGCTGCGAAGGTGATGAGAGGTTGCTGGTTGCTGAGTTTATGCCCATTGAAACACTTGCAAGGCATCTCTTTCACT GGGAAGCACAGCCGATGAAGTGGGCGATGCGATTGAGGGTTGCATTATATCTTGCACAAGCATTAGAATATTGCACAAGTAAAGGGCGTGTTCTTTATCATGATCTTAATGCCTACAGAGTAGTCTTTGATGAT GATGCCAATCCTAGACTGTCATGCTTTGGTTTGATGAAGAACAGTAGAGATGGAAAAAGTTACAGTACAAATTTAGCATTTACTCCTCCAGAGTACCTGAGGACTG GGAGAGTAACTCCAGAAAGCGTAATGTACAGCTTTGGCACACTTTTACTTGACCTCCTCAGTGGAAAACACATCCCACCAAGTCAC GCCCTTGATTTAATAAAGGACCGGAATCTTCAAATGCTAACAGATTCTTGCTTGGAAGGTgaattttcaaatgatgatggaACTGAGTTGGTACGTCTAGCGTCAAGATGTCTGCAATATGAACCTCGGGAGAGGCCAAATCCAAAATCACTAGTTGCTGCATTATCTCCTCTTCAGAAGGAAACCGAG GTTCCTTCTCATGTACTGATGGGTATCCCTCATGGTGGAGGGGCTATGTCTCTATCAGCACTGGGTGAAGCATGTTTGAGAATGGATTTAACTGCCATACAAGAGATATTAGAAAAACTAGGTTACAAAGACGATGAAGGAGCAGCAACTGAG CTTTCATTCCAGATGTGGACCAATCAAATGCAGGAAACATTGAACTCGAAGAAAAAGGGTGATGCAGCATTCCGTCATAAAGATTTTAAGGTTGCGATTGAATGTTACTCACAG TTTATTGAAGTTGGAACAATGGTCTCCCCCACAGTTTTTGCTCGTCGTAGTTTGTCTTATCTCATGAGTGAGGTGCCACAGGAGGCCCTCAATGATGCAGTGCAAGCGCAGGTTATATCTCCCGTTTGGCATATAGCGTCATATTTACAAGCATCTGCTCTTTTTGCTTTAGGGAGGGAGAACGAGGCACAAATTGCGCTTAAAGAGGGTTTGATTCTTGAAGAAAAGCGGAAGGCTACATCCTAA